One Thermithiobacillus tepidarius DSM 3134 DNA segment encodes these proteins:
- a CDS encoding GlcG/HbpS family heme-binding protein, whose translation MIQHLPVRLILAAALALGAGQLRAETAQLSTAQIQRVLAAAVAQAQSLGVPMGVSVVDAGGNLIGFIKMPGAFIHTNHTSFSKAYTAASVRRPNHETGIPPAVIEEIQAATQGRFTDLPGGFPLVAQGQVVGGIGAAGGNAEQDVAVARAGAAALAPKEEKR comes from the coding sequence ATGATCCAGCACCTGCCCGTCCGCCTTATCCTGGCCGCCGCGCTGGCCCTGGGCGCCGGCCAGCTCCGCGCCGAGACGGCGCAGCTCAGCACCGCGCAGATCCAGCGGGTCCTGGCGGCCGCGGTAGCTCAGGCCCAGTCGCTCGGCGTGCCCATGGGCGTTTCCGTGGTGGACGCCGGCGGCAACCTGATCGGCTTCATCAAGATGCCGGGCGCCTTCATCCACACCAACCACACCTCCTTCAGCAAGGCTTATACCGCCGCCTCGGTGCGCCGTCCCAACCACGAGACCGGCATCCCGCCCGCGGTCATCGAGGAGATCCAGGCCGCCACCCAGGGCCGCTTCACCGACCTGCCGGGCGGCTTTCCGCTCGTCGCCCAGGGCCAGGTGGTGGGCGGCATCGGCGCCGCCGGCGGCAACGCCGAGCAGGACGTGGCCGTGGCCCGCGCCGGCGCGGCGGCTCTGGCCCCAAAAGAGGAAAAGCGCTGA
- a CDS encoding XdhC family protein, whose amino-acid sequence MDGTDLHVLRNAAAWQAAGRRTALVTVLRTWGSAPRPAGALLALSADGRLAGSVSGGCVEEDLLERHGRGEFHGRPTLLAYGVSREQGRRFGLPCGGTLELLVEPDPDPALLERLVAALERRELLARQVDVRSGRCALQPARRSQDFAYDGAVLTCVHGPAWRLLLIGAGQLSRCVAQMAPLLDYEVIVCDPREHYAATWDVAGAPLDTGMPDDVVRARASDARSAVLALTHDPKLDDLALLEALVSDAFYVGALGSRANNAKRRARLAALGVPAAALARLHGPVGLAIGSRTPPEIAVATLAELTAVRRGVRLAPAAAVPASPQRVSA is encoded by the coding sequence ATGGACGGCACCGATCTCCACGTGCTGCGCAATGCCGCCGCCTGGCAGGCGGCGGGCCGGCGCACGGCCCTGGTGACGGTGCTGCGCACCTGGGGCTCGGCGCCGCGGCCGGCGGGCGCGCTGCTGGCCTTGAGCGCGGACGGGCGGCTGGCGGGTTCGGTCTCGGGCGGCTGCGTGGAGGAGGATCTGCTCGAGCGCCACGGGCGGGGGGAATTTCACGGCCGGCCGACGCTGCTCGCTTACGGGGTCAGCCGCGAGCAGGGCCGGCGCTTCGGCCTGCCCTGCGGCGGCACCTTGGAGCTCCTGGTGGAGCCGGACCCCGATCCGGCGCTGCTGGAGCGCCTGGTGGCGGCCCTGGAACGGCGTGAGCTGCTCGCCCGCCAGGTGGACGTGCGCAGCGGCCGCTGCGCCCTGCAGCCTGCCCGCCGCAGCCAGGACTTCGCCTATGACGGCGCCGTGCTCACCTGCGTGCACGGCCCGGCCTGGCGCCTGCTGCTCATCGGCGCCGGGCAGCTGTCGCGCTGCGTGGCGCAGATGGCGCCGCTGCTCGATTATGAGGTGATCGTCTGCGATCCGCGCGAGCACTATGCCGCTACTTGGGACGTGGCCGGCGCGCCGCTCGATACCGGCATGCCCGACGACGTGGTGCGGGCGCGCGCCAGCGATGCCCGCAGCGCCGTCCTGGCGCTCACCCACGACCCCAAGCTCGATGATTTGGCCCTGCTGGAAGCCCTGGTCTCCGATGCCTTCTACGTGGGCGCCCTGGGCTCGCGGGCCAACAACGCCAAGCGCCGCGCCCGCCTCGCCGCTCTCGGGGTGCCGGCGGCGGCCTTGGCGCGGCTGCATGGGCCGGTGGGCCTGGCCATCGGCAGCCGCACCCCGCCGGAGATCGCCGTCGCCACCTTGGCCGAGCTGACCGCCGTGCGCCGCGGCGTGCGGCTCGCCCCGGCGGCGGCCGTGCCGGCCAGCCCGCAACGCGTGTCGGCATGA
- a CDS encoding EAL domain-containing protein, whose product MVTNIHKNPRIQLHSHRLIATGFTLVLLLMGTLTLVALYHLADLQKRLDTVVNEQNVKTDLISTMRLAARERAMALYRMSLTPDPFARDEEFLRFNQLAGDFAAARMRLLDMALSPAERAILEQQGRLSRMNRPLQDEVANLMLTGNTERAGQILLDRVIPLQNEVLAALDRLRALQTEAARQAAAEAGNAYRAAQLAMAGLGSTALGLGILIAVYVARRTASAEEALFQEKELAEVTLHSIGDAVITTDAGGRVDYLNPVAEQLTGWTAQEARQQPLETVFRLIDGTSRESIDHPASHNPLDGQTLGLNHHTLLVRRDGQEFAITHSAAPIRNRAGESIGAVIAFHDVTEAKRLARQLSWQASHDALTGLANRREFERRLAELLEDARQRKQMHILLYLDLDQFKVVNDTCGHMAGDELLRQLATLIQARVRGRDTVARLGGDEFALLLESCALEHAFAIAEKLRHDIGDFRFAWEDKIFSCGVSIGLVPITPHSESLAALLSAADTACYAAKENGRHRIHVYRPDDSELARREGEMQWVFQINRAIEDGLLRLYYQPIVPAAPDDSRPGHFEILLRMVDGTGETIPPMAFIPAAERYNLMATLDRWVVQNTFEWIARQDLSAQGNLDCCAINLSAHSLCDPDFLDFVINQFQRTSIRPEQICFEITESCAIANLSRARQLMSALWSMGCRFALDDFGSGMSSFAYLKNLPVDFLKIDGAFVRDMVDDPVDHAMVEAITRIGHVMGIQIIAEFVENEAIREKLRHLGVDYVQGYAIDQARPLAQFRMPAAQGEPGGRRTQADRPLAASCPGTP is encoded by the coding sequence ATGGTTACAAACATTCACAAGAATCCCAGGATCCAGCTCCACTCGCATCGCCTCATCGCCACCGGCTTCACCTTGGTGCTCCTGCTCATGGGCACCCTGACCCTGGTGGCGCTCTATCACCTGGCCGATCTGCAAAAGCGCCTGGACACGGTGGTCAATGAGCAGAACGTCAAGACCGATCTCATTTCCACCATGCGCTTGGCGGCGCGTGAGCGGGCGATGGCGCTTTACCGCATGAGCCTGACCCCGGACCCCTTTGCCCGGGATGAGGAGTTCCTGCGCTTCAACCAGCTGGCGGGCGATTTCGCCGCCGCGCGCATGCGGCTGCTGGACATGGCGCTGAGCCCGGCCGAACGCGCCATCCTGGAGCAGCAAGGCCGGCTGAGCCGGATGAATCGGCCATTGCAGGACGAAGTGGCCAATCTGATGCTGACCGGGAACACGGAACGGGCCGGGCAAATTCTGCTGGACCGGGTGATTCCGCTGCAAAACGAGGTGCTGGCGGCCCTCGATCGGCTGCGTGCCCTGCAAACGGAGGCGGCGCGCCAAGCGGCCGCCGAGGCAGGCAACGCTTACCGCGCCGCCCAGTTGGCCATGGCCGGGCTGGGCAGCACTGCGCTGGGCCTGGGCATCCTCATCGCCGTGTACGTGGCGCGCCGCACCGCCAGTGCCGAAGAAGCGCTGTTCCAGGAGAAAGAGCTGGCGGAGGTCACCCTGCATTCCATCGGCGACGCGGTCATCACCACCGATGCCGGCGGCCGGGTGGATTACCTCAATCCGGTGGCGGAGCAGCTGACCGGCTGGACAGCCCAGGAAGCCAGGCAGCAGCCGCTGGAAACGGTGTTCCGGCTCATCGACGGGACCAGCCGCGAGTCCATCGACCATCCCGCCAGCCACAACCCACTCGATGGCCAGACCCTGGGCCTGAACCACCATACGCTGCTCGTGCGCCGGGATGGCCAGGAGTTCGCCATCACCCACTCCGCCGCGCCCATTCGCAACCGGGCGGGCGAATCCATCGGCGCCGTGATCGCCTTCCACGACGTGACCGAAGCCAAGCGGCTGGCGCGGCAACTGTCCTGGCAGGCCAGCCATGATGCGCTCACGGGTCTGGCCAACCGGCGCGAATTCGAGCGCCGGCTGGCGGAACTGCTGGAAGACGCCAGGCAGCGAAAGCAGATGCACATCCTGCTCTATCTGGACCTGGACCAGTTCAAGGTGGTCAACGACACCTGCGGCCACATGGCCGGGGATGAGCTCTTGCGTCAGCTGGCGACCCTGATCCAGGCCCGGGTGCGCGGCCGGGACACGGTGGCGCGCCTGGGCGGCGACGAATTCGCCCTGCTGCTGGAGAGCTGTGCGCTGGAGCACGCCTTCGCCATTGCGGAAAAGCTGCGCCATGACATCGGCGATTTCCGCTTCGCCTGGGAGGACAAGATCTTCTCCTGCGGCGTCAGCATCGGACTCGTACCCATCACGCCGCACTCGGAGAGCCTGGCCGCGCTGCTGAGCGCCGCGGACACGGCCTGCTACGCCGCCAAGGAAAACGGCCGCCACCGGATACACGTGTACCGGCCCGACGACAGCGAACTGGCGCGGCGCGAGGGGGAAATGCAGTGGGTGTTCCAGATCAACCGCGCCATCGAGGACGGGCTGCTGCGCCTGTACTATCAGCCGATCGTGCCGGCCGCGCCTGACGACAGCCGGCCCGGCCATTTCGAGATCCTGCTGCGCATGGTGGACGGGACCGGCGAGACGATTCCACCCATGGCCTTCATTCCCGCCGCCGAGCGCTACAATCTGATGGCCACCCTCGACCGCTGGGTGGTGCAGAACACCTTCGAGTGGATCGCCCGCCAGGACCTGAGCGCGCAAGGCAACCTGGACTGCTGCGCCATCAACCTGTCGGCGCACTCGCTTTGCGATCCGGATTTCCTGGACTTCGTGATCAATCAGTTCCAGCGGACCAGCATCCGGCCGGAGCAGATCTGCTTCGAGATCACGGAAAGCTGCGCCATCGCCAACCTGAGCCGGGCACGGCAGCTCATGTCGGCGCTCTGGAGCATGGGCTGCCGCTTCGCGCTCGACGATTTCGGCAGCGGCATGTCGTCCTTCGCCTACCTCAAGAACCTGCCGGTGGATTTCCTGAAGATCGACGGTGCTTTCGTGCGGGACATGGTGGACGACCCGGTGGATCATGCCATGGTGGAAGCGATCACCCGCATCGGCCACGTCATGGGCATCCAGATCATCGCCGAATTCGTGGAAAACGAGGCAATCCGGGAAAAGCTCAGGCACTTGGGCGTGGATTACGTGCAGGGCTATGCCATCGATCAAGCCCGGCCCTTGGCGCAATTCCGCATGCCCGCTGCCCAGGGCGAACCTGGCGGCCGCCGGACGCAGGCGGACCGCCCCCTTGCCGCATCCTGCCCCGGCACGCCCTGA
- a CDS encoding metal-dependent hydrolase, whose amino-acid sequence MRANRRPVMPFLALLALLLCLPLQAQAKTPTELTWYGHAAFRIKTPGGKVLLIDPWIGNPSNKRAKEDLAALKQVDLILITHGHFDHVGDAVEIARKTGARLVATFDLGNALAQYAGYPKEQMGFDTLGNFGGELTLLDGEVKVAFIPAVHSSTVTAPGGQDAHYAGNPGGFLISVRNGPTIYHTGDTDLFADMALVPRFHQVDVMLLSIGDHFTMGPERAAEAVRLVKPRVAIPMHYGTFPVLTGTPEAFAKALGGRHNGLRVMQVGQTLRF is encoded by the coding sequence ATGCGCGCCAACCGCCGTCCCGTGATGCCGTTCCTCGCCCTTCTCGCCCTTCTGCTCTGCCTGCCCCTGCAGGCCCAGGCCAAGACGCCCACGGAGCTGACCTGGTACGGGCACGCCGCCTTCCGCATCAAGACGCCGGGAGGCAAGGTGCTGCTGATCGACCCGTGGATCGGCAACCCGTCCAACAAGCGGGCCAAGGAAGACCTGGCCGCCCTCAAGCAGGTGGACCTGATCCTGATCACCCACGGCCACTTCGACCACGTGGGCGACGCGGTGGAGATCGCCAGGAAGACCGGCGCGCGCCTGGTGGCCACCTTCGACCTCGGCAACGCCCTGGCGCAATACGCCGGCTATCCGAAGGAGCAGATGGGCTTCGACACGCTGGGCAACTTCGGCGGCGAGCTCACGCTGCTCGACGGCGAGGTGAAGGTCGCCTTCATCCCGGCGGTGCACAGCTCGACGGTGACCGCGCCGGGTGGCCAGGACGCGCACTACGCCGGCAATCCGGGCGGCTTTCTCATCAGCGTGCGCAACGGTCCGACCATCTACCACACGGGGGATACCGACCTCTTCGCCGACATGGCGCTGGTGCCGCGCTTCCACCAAGTGGACGTGATGCTGCTCAGCATCGGCGACCACTTCACCATGGGCCCCGAGCGCGCCGCCGAGGCCGTGCGCCTGGTCAAGCCGCGCGTCGCCATTCCCATGCACTACGGCACCTTCCCGGTCCTCACCGGCACCCCGGAGGCCTTCGCCAAGGCCCTCGGCGGCCGGCACAACGGCCTGCGGGTGATGCAGGTGGGCCAGACGCTGCGCTTCTGA
- a CDS encoding cupin domain-containing protein, whose amino-acid sequence MDMEAIQQDWARRGFSCGLWIDPPGQVWRDYTHPADELLMVMEGELELEIDGRTLRPRLGEEVFIPARARHTVRNVGGGTARWLYGYRR is encoded by the coding sequence ATGGACATGGAGGCGATCCAGCAGGACTGGGCGCGACGCGGCTTCAGCTGCGGCCTGTGGATCGATCCGCCGGGCCAGGTATGGCGTGATTATACCCATCCCGCGGACGAACTGCTCATGGTCATGGAAGGGGAGCTGGAACTGGAGATCGACGGCCGCACCCTGCGGCCGCGCCTCGGCGAGGAGGTCTTCATCCCGGCCCGCGCCCGGCATACGGTGCGCAACGTGGGCGGCGGCACCGCGCGCTGGCTCTACGGCTACCGGCGTTAG
- a CDS encoding DUF6394 family protein, which translates to MNMEKVVFAFVIVLAMTLNFGFFIGEIEDPNHHNVYELFAAIVVNLIATVMKFGDRTHIGAVLLATSLVADVQLIAAAVVWGVALYVTAVGLTPMVMGSIVSLSGGALLANLVSVVLLVVETVMMRR; encoded by the coding sequence ATGAACATGGAAAAAGTCGTCTTCGCCTTCGTCATCGTCCTGGCGATGACGCTGAACTTCGGCTTTTTCATCGGCGAGATCGAGGATCCCAATCACCACAACGTCTACGAGCTCTTCGCCGCCATCGTCGTCAACCTGATCGCCACGGTGATGAAGTTCGGCGACCGTACCCACATCGGGGCCGTGCTGTTGGCCACCAGCCTGGTGGCCGACGTGCAGCTCATCGCCGCGGCCGTGGTCTGGGGCGTGGCGCTCTACGTGACGGCGGTGGGGCTGACGCCCATGGTCATGGGCAGCATCGTGTCCCTGTCCGGCGGTGCCCTGCTGGCCAATCTGGTGTCGGTGGTGCTGCTGGTGGTCGAGACCGTGATGATGCGGCGCTGA
- a CDS encoding nucleotidyltransferase family protein encodes MIAGVLLAAGSSSRFGGPKLLQPLADGTPLGVAAARNLRAAVDFAVAVVRPEDQALAERLAAEGLAVAACPRAAEGMGASLACGVRAAEGAQGWLITLADMPGIRPDTIRQVVRHLAAGAPLAAPVYQGRRGHPVGFSRAFREALCRLSGDEGARALLAAHAADLEGFASDDPGVLLDIDTPADLSV; translated from the coding sequence ATGATCGCCGGCGTCCTGCTCGCGGCGGGGAGCAGCAGCCGCTTCGGCGGCCCCAAGCTGCTGCAGCCCTTGGCCGACGGCACGCCGCTCGGCGTGGCCGCGGCCCGCAACCTGCGCGCCGCCGTGGACTTCGCGGTGGCGGTGGTGCGGCCCGAGGATCAGGCCCTGGCCGAGCGGCTCGCCGCCGAGGGTCTGGCCGTGGCGGCCTGCCCCCGCGCCGCCGAGGGCATGGGCGCCAGCCTCGCCTGCGGGGTGCGCGCCGCCGAGGGGGCGCAGGGCTGGCTCATCACCCTGGCCGACATGCCCGGCATCCGCCCGGACACCATCCGCCAAGTGGTCCGCCATCTGGCAGCCGGCGCGCCCCTGGCCGCGCCCGTCTATCAGGGCCGGCGCGGCCATCCGGTGGGCTTCAGCCGCGCCTTTCGGGAGGCGCTGTGCCGCTTGAGCGGCGACGAGGGCGCGCGCGCCTTGCTGGCGGCGCACGCGGCCGATCTGGAAGGCTTCGCCAGCGACGACCCCGGCGTGTTGCTGGACATCGACACGCCGGCGGATCTGAGCGTCTGA
- a CDS encoding class I SAM-dependent methyltransferase yields MERIPEPELMDEPGQAAAYAAADFTAPHTHFVELFRAAFGEVAGVALDLGCGPADVTIRFARDQPRCRVHGVDGAAAMLAHGQEAVRRARLDGRVQLIRGYLPGASLPQARYDAVISNSLLHHLHEPMALWTAVQAHARPGAPILVMDLMRPASRSEAEAMVARYAAGEPPVLQRDFFHSLLAAYRPAEVQAQLAQAGLAHLQVQTVSDRHLVVSGRA; encoded by the coding sequence ATGGAACGCATCCCCGAACCGGAACTAATGGACGAGCCGGGGCAGGCGGCGGCTTATGCCGCGGCGGACTTCACGGCGCCGCACACCCATTTCGTGGAACTGTTCCGCGCCGCCTTCGGCGAGGTGGCGGGCGTGGCCCTGGACCTCGGCTGCGGGCCGGCGGACGTGACCATTCGCTTCGCCCGCGACCAGCCCCGCTGCCGCGTGCATGGCGTGGACGGCGCCGCGGCCATGCTCGCCCACGGCCAGGAAGCGGTGCGGCGCGCCAGGCTGGACGGGCGGGTGCAGCTGATCCGGGGCTACCTGCCCGGCGCTTCGCTGCCCCAGGCCCGCTACGACGCGGTCATCAGCAACAGCCTGCTCCACCACTTGCACGAGCCCATGGCCCTGTGGACCGCGGTCCAAGCCCATGCGCGGCCCGGCGCGCCGATCTTGGTCATGGACTTGATGCGCCCGGCCAGCCGCAGCGAGGCCGAGGCCATGGTGGCGCGCTACGCCGCCGGCGAGCCGCCGGTGCTGCAGCGCGATTTCTTCCATTCCCTGCTGGCCGCCTATCGGCCGGCGGAGGTGCAGGCGCAACTGGCGCAGGCCGGGCTGGCTCACCTGCAAGTGCAAACGGTGAGCGATCGCCATCTCGTGGTGAGCGGGCGCGCCTGA
- a CDS encoding DsrE family protein gives MPYALSAVLLSLFLAVPARAATPDEIDAILARGEAPAGVVFEIVDRDPQALRWAIPTVRAQAQRLRQRWPGLPLAVVTHGNEQFALQKSQRAEQREVHAAVQALSREDKVPVHVCETYANRRGVAAEDFPDYVNVAAAGPAQIRQYQELGYVHVRVRRPASTSP, from the coding sequence ATGCCTTACGCCCTGTCCGCCGTGCTGCTTTCTTTGTTCCTGGCCGTTCCGGCCCGGGCGGCCACCCCGGACGAGATCGACGCCATCCTTGCCCGCGGCGAGGCGCCCGCGGGGGTGGTGTTCGAGATCGTCGATCGCGATCCCCAGGCCCTGCGCTGGGCCATCCCCACCGTCCGCGCCCAGGCGCAGCGGCTGCGCCAGCGCTGGCCCGGCCTGCCCCTGGCCGTCGTCACCCACGGCAACGAGCAGTTCGCGCTGCAGAAGAGCCAGCGCGCCGAGCAGCGCGAGGTGCACGCGGCGGTCCAGGCGCTGAGCCGCGAGGACAAGGTGCCCGTGCACGTCTGCGAGACCTACGCCAACCGCCGCGGCGTCGCCGCCGAGGACTTTCCCGACTACGTGAACGTGGCGGCCGCGGGCCCGGCGCAGATCAGGCAGTATCAGGAGCTGGGCTACGTGCACGTGCGGGTGCGCCGGCCGGCATCGACTTCGCCTTGA